One window from the genome of Corvus moneduloides isolate bCorMon1 chromosome 9, bCorMon1.pri, whole genome shotgun sequence encodes:
- the LOC116448149 gene encoding uncharacterized protein LOC116448149 encodes MAHVGSGGPGRCRSARSPGGMETWSRRSAAFDCVPQPAACCPDWMAELPDALPLSRLSIPGTHDSLSLFGGRRLRCQSWGLEAQLAAGIRFLDVRCKLSRGELRIYHLCTFQRASLRGVLRRTLRFLRAHPGEAVLMRIKEELPIFSRPGFAAQLHRCLLEEGQGCVWCREEVPTLGQVRGKIVVLEALAREVLGIPYEQLSISDAWNVLSLERKWARVRRHLEKAAGGDPATMYLTFCSGNGLFTCPEEVARFVNPRCCQHLRRRGGQPVRWGVVIMDFPGAGLLRLIVDSNGPRAKGRGTAAPGTPTVPCRHPRGKGDGRRSRHSSAHCPRRCPSGRTLLPAPRLSRRTSVPGGQKRVSRSCRAPESLRGITV; translated from the exons ATGGCCCATGTG GGCTCCGGGGGGCCAGGCAGGTGCCGGAGTGCCCGCTCTCCCGGTGGCATGGAGACATGGTCCCGGCGCAGCGCTGCCTTCGACTGCGtaccccagccagcagcctgcTGCCCCGACTGGATGGCGGAGCTCCCCGACGCCCTACCCCTCTCCCGCCTCTCCATCCCTGGCACCCACGACTCCCTCAGCCTATTCGGCGGCCGGCGCCTGCGGTGCCAGAGCTGGGGCCTGGAGGCCCAGCTGGCGGCCGGCATCCGCTTCCTGGATGTGCGCTGCAAGCTATCGCGGGGTGAGCTCCGCATCTACCACCTCTGCACCTTCCAGCGGGCCAGCCTGCGCGGCGTCCTGCGCCGCACCCTGCGCTTCCTCCGCGCCCACCCCGGCGAGGCCGTGCTTATGCGCATCAAGGAGGAGCTGCCCATCTTCTCCCGGCCCGGCTTCGCTGCCCAGCTGCACCGCTGCCTGCTGGAGGAGGGACAAGGCTGTGTGTGGTGCCGGGAGGAGGTGCCAACCCTGGGCCAGGTGCGCGGGAAGATCGTGGTGCTGGAGGCGCTGGCGCGGGAGGTGCTGGGCATCCCCTACGAGCAGCTGAGCATCAGCGACGCCTGGAACGTGCTCTCACTGGAGCGCAAGTGGGCCCGGGTGCGGCGGCACCTGGAGAAGGCGGCCGGCGGAGACCCCGCTACCATGTACCTCACCTTCTGCTCCGGCAATGGGCTCTTCACCTGCCCCGAGGAGGTGGCCCGCTTTGTGAACCCccgctgctgccagcacctgcGGCGCCGGGGCGGCCAGCCCGTGCGCTGGGGGGTGGTCATCATGGACTTCCCTGGCGCAGGCCTTCTCCGGCTCATCGTGGACAGCAACGGCCCGCGGGCCAAAGGACGCGGCACAGCGGCCCCCGGCACCCCCACGGTACCGTGCCGGCACCCCCGCGGCAAAGGGGACGGACGCCGCAGccggcacagctctgctcactgcCCGCGTCGCTGTCCCTCGGGAAGGACGCTGCTCCCGGCCCCGCGCCTCAGCCGAAGGACGTCAGTGCCTGGAGGGCAAAAGCGGGTTTCTAGGTCTTGCAGAGCACCGGAAAGCCTTCGTGGGATAACGGTGTGA
- the HTATIP2 gene encoding oxidoreductase HTATIP2, with translation MAAAGGGSGGSCFVLGASGETGRVLLRELLARRVFARVTLIGRRRLSLGEEAEAAVEQAVVDFERLGEHAAAFQGHDVGFCCLGTTRAKAGADGFVRVDRDYVAQAAELARAGGCKHFVLQSSRGANAQSRFLYLRVKGEVENLVQAVGFDRCTILRPAVLLCKRQESRPTEWIAQQFLGVVARVFPTAYSVPVETVARAMVACVLQPGEGKVKVLENGAIHELGKAVPQQGT, from the exons atggcggcggcgggcggcggcagcggcgggagcTGCTTCGTGCTGGGCGCCTCGGGGGAGACGGGCCGGGTGCtgctgcgggagctgctggcCCGGCGGGTCTTCGCCCGGGTGACGCTGATCGGGCGGCGCCGGCTGAGCCTGGGCGAGGAGGCGGAGGCGGCCGTG GAGCAGGCGGTGGTGGACTTCGAGCGGCTGGGCGAGCACGCCGCCGCCTTCCAGGGACACGACGTGGGCTTCTGCTGCCTGGGCACCACCAGGGCCAAGGCTGGCGCA GACGGCTTTGTCCGTGTGGACCGGGATTACGTGGcgcaggcagcagagctggcgCGGGCAGGGGGCTGCAAACACTTTGTCCTGCAGTCCTCCCGGGGGGCAAACGCGCAGAGCCGCTTCCTCTACCTCCGCGTGAAG GGAGAAGTGGAGAACCTGGTCCAGGCTGTTGGTTTTGATCGCTGTACCATTCTCCGGCCAGC ggtgctgctgtgcaagCGCCAGGAGTCCCGGCCCACGGAGTGGATAGCCCAGCAGTTCTTGGGTGTTGTGGCTCGCGTCTTCCCGACCGCTTACTCGGTGCCTGTGGAAACGGTGGCCAGGGCTATGGTGGcctgtgtgctgcagccaggcGAGGGGAAGGTGAAGGTGCTGGAGAACGGGGCCATCCACgagctgggaaaggcagtgccacagcaggGCACATAG
- the RGS5 gene encoding regulator of G-protein signaling 5, whose amino-acid sequence MCKGLAALPHTCLERAKEIKTKLGTLLQKPDSTIDFIIPYPEKPEKPPKAQKPSPEEALQWRDSLEKLLQNPYGLASFRSFLRSEFSEENAEFWAACEDYKKTKSPVKMAEKAKKIYEEFIQTEAPKEVNIDHFTKAVTMKNLVEPSPTSFDMAQKRIFALMEKDSLPRFVRSEFYHELIK is encoded by the exons ATGTGCAAAGGATTAGCAGCGCTGCCCCACACGTGCCTGGAGAG ggccAAGGAGATCAAGACGAAGCTGGGCACACTGCTCCAGAAGCCTGACTCGACCATTGACTTCATCATCCCTTACCCTGAGAAGCCGGAGAAGCCACCCAAGGCCCAGAA GCCATCTCCGGAGGAGGCTCTGCAGTGGCGCGATTCCTTGGAGAAACTCCTGCAGAACCCCT ATGGGCTCGCCAGCTTCCGCAGCTTCCTGCGCTCCGAGTTCAGTGAGGAGAACGCTGAGTTCTGGGCAGCCTGCGAGGACTACAAGAAAACCAAGTCCCCTGTGAAGATGGCAGAGAAGGCCAAAAAGATCTATGAGGAGTTCATCCAGACTGAGGCACCCAAGGAG GTGAACATCGACCACTTCACCAAGGCTGTGACCATGAAGAACCTGGTGGAGCCGTCACCAACCAGCTTTGACATGGCCCAGAAGAGGATCTTTGCCCTGATGGAAAAAGACTCCCTGCCCAGATTTGTGCGGTCGGAGTTTTATCATGAGTTAATCAAGTAG